A single genomic interval of Psychroserpens sp. NJDZ02 harbors:
- a CDS encoding 7-carboxy-7-deazaguanine synthase QueE: protein MKQEIQDLVNKGLMLPLMEEFYTIQGEGFHKGTAAYFIRIGGCDVGCHWCDVKESWNANLHPPTSTDVIVANAKKYSDTVVVTGGEPLTWDMTALTDKLKAEGCKIHIETSGAYQLTGQWDWICLSPKKMKLPTQGVYDKAHELKCIIYNKDDFKFAEEQAAKVNGDCILYLQPEWSKRDTMIPMIVDYVMANPKWKVSLQTHKYLNIP, encoded by the coding sequence ATGAAACAAGAGATACAAGATTTAGTTAACAAAGGATTGATGCTGCCTTTAATGGAAGAGTTTTATACTATCCAAGGTGAAGGATTTCATAAAGGAACTGCTGCTTATTTTATAAGAATTGGTGGTTGCGATGTGGGATGTCATTGGTGTGATGTTAAAGAAAGTTGGAATGCTAATTTGCATCCGCCAACGAGTACAGATGTTATAGTTGCTAATGCTAAAAAGTATAGTGATACTGTAGTCGTAACAGGAGGAGAACCATTAACTTGGGATATGACAGCATTAACGGATAAGCTTAAAGCTGAAGGGTGTAAAATTCATATTGAAACGTCAGGTGCTTACCAGTTAACCGGGCAATGGGATTGGATTTGTTTATCTCCTAAAAAAATGAAACTTCCGACTCAGGGAGTTTATGATAAAGCACACGAGCTAAAATGTATTATTTACAATAAGGACGATTTTAAGTTTGCTGAAGAGCAAGCTGCTAAAGTTAACGGCGATTGTATTTTATATTTACAACCAGAATGGAGCAAGCGTGACACTATGATCCCTATGATTGTAGATTACGTTATGGCTAATCCAAAATGGAAAGTGTCATTACAGACGCATAAGTATTTAAATATACCTTAG
- a CDS encoding YCF48-related protein: MKILHLCIALFCINLSAQSTWKTLADIQPNINNQRFDDVFFLDANTGWAANGYYASVYKTTDGGLTWSEQLNQTDLGSNHYFRNIEFLDLNIGFLGTLNGLFYKTIDGGVTWTTVTNIAPNPVALCGLNTVGPSTVFGCGAYFNPAFIIKSTDSGLSWQYIDMSAYAEALVEIYFVTENLGYAAGRSSNGGTLLKTEDGGTTWTEIYNSTIVGDYVWKIQVLDSNPNIIFGAVESTAETLGQFIKSTDAGNTWFTTDGPETNLQAVGFVSETHGWIGGHTTGLHETTDGGVTWTNLNIGSNLNRIFVVSPNLAYASGKTIYKYSDQTLGTNTISETEKSPLQVTLLKNPVNADLKFSIAFKNDDNLLIELYDASGRFIKQLSREQIKASEIQKQYAFDVKELASGIYFLDFHNNSGRQSLKFIKN; this comes from the coding sequence ATGAAAATATTACACCTATGTATTGCTTTGTTTTGTATTAACCTAAGTGCACAATCTACTTGGAAAACCCTAGCAGATATACAACCCAACATTAATAATCAACGTTTTGACGATGTCTTTTTTCTAGATGCCAATACTGGTTGGGCTGCTAATGGATATTACGCCTCTGTATATAAAACAACAGATGGCGGCCTTACTTGGTCGGAACAATTAAACCAAACAGACTTAGGCAGTAACCACTATTTTAGGAATATTGAATTTCTAGATCTAAACATTGGTTTTTTAGGTACTTTAAATGGCCTTTTCTACAAAACTATCGATGGCGGAGTAACCTGGACCACTGTGACGAATATTGCACCAAACCCTGTTGCTCTTTGTGGCTTAAATACCGTTGGCCCTTCTACCGTTTTTGGTTGTGGCGCTTATTTTAATCCCGCTTTTATTATCAAATCTACGGATAGCGGTTTGTCTTGGCAATATATTGACATGTCTGCTTATGCAGAGGCTTTGGTAGAAATCTACTTTGTAACAGAAAACCTTGGTTACGCAGCAGGAAGAAGTAGTAATGGTGGTACTTTATTAAAAACAGAAGATGGAGGAACGACTTGGACCGAAATATACAACTCTACTATTGTTGGTGATTATGTTTGGAAAATACAGGTTTTAGATAGTAATCCTAATATTATTTTTGGAGCTGTAGAATCTACCGCAGAAACGTTAGGTCAATTTATAAAATCCACAGATGCCGGAAACACTTGGTTTACAACAGATGGCCCTGAAACAAATCTTCAAGCAGTTGGTTTTGTATCCGAAACTCATGGTTGGATTGGTGGACACACAACTGGACTCCACGAAACTACAGATGGCGGAGTAACCTGGACTAATTTAAACATTGGCTCTAACCTTAATCGAATTTTTGTTGTATCTCCAAATCTAGCTTATGCTTCTGGAAAAACTATATATAAGTATTCAGACCAAACGTTAGGCACTAACACTATTTCAGAAACAGAAAAATCACCCTTACAAGTTACGTTACTAAAAAATCCTGTTAATGCTGATTTAAAATTTTCGATAGCTTTTAAAAATGATGATAATCTGTTAATTGAATTATATGATGCATCAGGTCGTTTTATAAAACAACTCTCTAGAGAACAAATAAAAGCATCAGAAATCCAGAAACAATACGCTTTTGATGTTAAAGAGTTAGCGTCTGGGATTTACTTTTTAGATTTTCACAATAACAGTGGAAGACAATCTTTAAAATTCATTAAAAATTAA